The genomic interval ATAGACCCCAATCCGCTCCCGGCTTCCCAACCGGAGCTAATTAGACGCAAATGTGCTTTTGTTCGCCCTCTCGTTAGctcctcttgttgttgttgttgtttttgttgccttttctatgctcacacacacatgcacacatgcacacatattaaTACAGAGCTCTCTGCTTCATCTCCTTTCAGAGTCGCAGTGCCCGCAGTACGGCGAAGTGAATCAGCTGGGCGGCGTCTTTGTGAACGGCCGGCCGTTGCCGAATGCGACGCGCATGCGGATCGTGGAGCTGGCCCGGCTGGGCATTAGACCCTGCGACATCTCGCGCCAGCTGCGCGTGAGTCACGGCTGTGTGTCGAAGATCTTGGCGCGTTACCACGAAACTGGCTCCATACTGCCGGGCGCCATTGGCGGCTCGAAGCCGCGTGTCACCACGCCCAAGGTGGTCAACTATATACGGGAGCTGAAACAGCGCGATCCGGGCATCTTTGCCTGGGAGATACGTGATCGCCTGCTCAGCGAGGGCATATGCGACAAGACGAATGTGCCCAGCGTGAGCTCCATTTCGCGCATACTGCGCAACAAGCTGGGCAGCATTGGTCATCATCATAGTGCTGGTAATGGTGGATCCGCATCCCTTGGCAtgggcagcaacggcagcagcggcaacggcggcaATAGCAATGTTGCAGCCAATGGCAGCGCCGTTCAGCACACACACTCCGCGCACCAGCATCATTATCATCACCAGCATACGGCAGCCGCGGTGGCGGCCAGTGCACATCATGcgcacgcccacgcccatcTGTACAATTCCATCTACCAGCCGTATACCGCGGCGGCTGCCTATAGCATGAAGGCCGTCTCCTGCGGCAGTCCCTCGCCGCCGCAGTCGGCGCAGACGCATCAGCTGCGCAGCGTGGCCGCCGCCCACTGGCCCTCGTCGCACTCGGTGACCGACATACTGGCGCATCACCAGGCCGTTGCCCTGCGCGCCAGCTGCCAGGGCAACACAGTCTCTCCGCTGCCGATGACGCCGTCGCCGGTGACCGCCGCCACCGGCGGACAGCCGCTGCTAGACTGCGAGGGCGGAGCGGCACAACAGCCGCCGTACAACTACTATATGTACTTTCAAAATGGCGGCATGcatcatcaccatcaccaCGGAGGCATGATGACGGCCGGGGCAACTGGCTTATGAGGCGACGGCTCCCAGCTCCCAGCTACCAGTTCCTCCTGGATCGTTTGATGTAAGTTGGACTGGTTTCGAATCGCGTCCAATTGTAAGTAAGCGCAGCTCGAATTGTTAGTCAGGCATGTGTGAAGGGTTTAACGacgatatatctatatatatatatatatatacataatcaTATATGATACATATACGAGAATATACTTAGTGTAAGGCTTACTCTAAGGTCCGTACGCCAATGTCCAGCTCGCACGTAAAACTAACAACTCCCACATAAGAATTGACTAAATAGGGTTTAGTTAGACATTGGGCAAAGGGTCtaaatgattttaaaataattgctaGGTGTAGTACAGGTGTGCGCCATGGAGCTCTCTGCTTAAACGAATTTGATGTAATTTTGGagattttcttttcatttttttttttacaattataggcaactttttaattgttaaaaaagcaaaaataaagtatTGAGTTGtgttataaaatgtataaactTTATTAAACCTAGGTTCTTGTTCTCATAATTATTTGTACATTATGCTCTTTAAGTAAATACTAGTTGACTAATTTATGCCATAAAATTCAAaacgaaattttaaaaataaaattggttTCTTTTTCAAGCAAATTATCAATGCCACTTTTATAATAACTATGCGGTAAAGGGGGCTGACAAGAAACATGCTCGGACTGAAGGCGTGGCGCCttccttaaaaaaaatactagtTGCAggcttattttaaaatttatacatacatattgtggtgtaaatatatatgtgagcCTTAGCTGAATATAGTTTGTTCAAGGGCAACACTCGCTCTCTTGCGGATCTTTCTTGATCCAACCAAAGAAAAAGTAACCCACGCCCAGACCCAAAACCACGGACAAGCACAGCCAATAGTTGAAGTTCATGAAGACCAACATGAGCAAATAGGAAATGATAATTTGCACCAGATTCAACAGAGATTGGATTATGTGCGGTGTGTTCAAAATGCGTTGCCAATATGTCTTCTCTCTGATTTCGGCCAGTGGCGTTTCCGAGCAGCCGCCTCCGCAGTCGTTCACACTGTTCTTCTGGCGCAGCTCCGCGGCCAGCTCAGCCTCCCGGCGCGCCTCCCGTCGAATCAGATGCTCACGCAGAAACTTGAGCAACTCGTAGAGAAAAGAGAGCACGAAAAATGCAATGCAGGAGAAGGCGAACTCGGTAACTGTTGCTGCCACCCAGCCACGCCACAAAATACGCTCACAGTGGCCGCCATGGAACTGTTGAGAGAGGACGAGACATAAATATTGAGACATAACATTGGTCACAGGGTGACACAGGTAAATTAGATTATACGCGAAAGCTAACAGATTACAACATGCATTACCTATCGCCAGAGCACCCGGTATTTCTTAATATCTGTGCATTGCTCAACAAAGCTCTCTGAGTTGAGAGTATGTGAGAGTgagagtgcgagtgcgagctAAATTTTAGCATCACAGCCAAACAACTGTTTGCATGTATTTGTACCTGTgcagagagtgtgagagaTGTGCTCTGAGTGGAATCTGGCGAATGCGaacgaaattaaattaaatctcGGCACTCGCTGCTGAATGCAAAGGAGAGCGACATTAGTTACATCTACAGCAAAAAAATTGGAAAGCAGacggatatatgtatatacgccTAACCCctataattgttgttgccataaaaagcagcagctgcagtgaGTGCAATGGAATAGGGCTCTAGTATGAAACTTACCACCATGATCATTGGGCAAGATTTGGCAGCGGTTACAGATTCTGATCCATGATCATCATGGTCCATGGTCATCAAGTCCATTGTAATTGGATTTTGAATACAATTCAATTAACCGCCAAGTGAAAACGTACGTTAAGTGCCTGAGCCTGAGTGATAACAGCGTTGACACTTGCTTAACTGCTGAGAGCGTAACGTTGACTGCTTGGGACAGACGAACGTATGctgttttttaaagaaaaccTGACACTAATCCCGCCAAGGCGATAGCCGGTGCGCTTAtctctgagaaattgttgttaTCAGCAAGCGCGGAGTGCACGCTGGCGATATCATCGATAGCGCGCATGCGAGGAGAGCCCAACGATGTTGACCCCATTGAGTAACAGGTgtgtgggagagagagagaaaaagagagagcgagagagcaacTGAGATGGAAAcgcaaataaatgttaatgaTAGTCCATCTATTTATCAGTTGCAGATCTGCATGCTGTGTGCAGCTGGCTGTGATCTGGCCTGGATACTTGGTAGAGCATGaaacttgtatttttttccttgagcaaattctatttcaATATTGATTTATGGATTCTCTGAAGTTCACAAGTGTGGTAATTAAGATTATTGGTAATTGGtcaaagtatttattttattgtacgCAGCCAAGTATGTTCCCATGTATGTACGTGCATATTTCTCGAGCGATAGCAACCGTCGACGAGCGAATTTGCTTGATGTCTGCATTAGGCCCTCTTGGCTTTGCTAATGTTTTGTTTCTAACTGGTGCAGAATTGCGTTTGGATAATGGCCGTGCGCAAAAACTCTACGACCGTGTGCAAAAGTTACGGTTATTCTTAGTTGCCGTGCGCAGATTTCGAAAGATTGGTGGCGCGTGCAAAATAAACGGTAAACGATATTGGCTTGGTCTAAATGGTTGCGTTATTGAATAGTAAATTGGTTAAAGCTATTGGCCAAAACTTCAAAAGCTTCAActaaatttgtttgtattcATGAAATATTCAAAGTGCCTTAACATTTAAAGTGGTCCAGTTGAAATTATTCTCTTGATGCTTTTCATCTTTTAATGGTTTATCTTGATAGAAGTCCACACATCCTGTTACTCTGAAATGAGTTCTtccacaaattaaaattgtttagaCATCACAATTACCCCTTTCAATGACCTATAATTACTATTTGTTACTATAATTACTATTTTTTCGGTAACacttttgaaatataaaagaagtcaataaatataatttaataaaagctAAAATCATTTCTAGAATTATGCTTTCGAATTTGAGAACGTCCATCGAATCTGTTAAGAGCGCGTAATTTGAAATCCCGTTTTTAGCCTTACCATACAAATGTAAAACGTTATTCATTCAATGATGTGgtagcatttaaaaatcaatgcAGCAATGTGGCAACTCAGTTGCCTATGCAAAAGTAGGGATATTTTCTAGAATATCGTATGCAGCATTAGGTAAACGATATTttactttaatatttaaacagCGATAGCGATGtttgcttaattttttttcaaatacatataatagTTGCTAAAAAATGATCATGGTATCGATAACGTCAGCACTGTTCGCATCgtacataaattattttgaaacgACGATATATCGATACGATATTTGAATGCCCCTATGCAAAGCCCAAGCCTAGAGAAAGAAGTTCTTGCCAAATTTACCATACAGAGTGATTCTGTATTAGATAGATTCTGACTGTATATATTCAATGTGTACATTATTCCAATAAGAAACCCACTAAGCACAGCATTAATATGTTTGCGTTACGACATTTGCGACTACAGGGCAGGGCTAAACCGTATTTGCCAtacgctgcagcagcagcaacaacaactgtaaaACACATGCCAGCTGTGCCGGCGCGTGTCCACATTGggctgcacacacacgccaGTGACTGCCGCAAGCAGAGACTGCTGATGCTTCAGGAGCACATGGCTAGCTGGAGGCTGCATCAAAGAACTACGACAACACTGTCAGAGTCTTCAGGCCCGGAAAGCAAGGCGCCTTACAAATCATCGATTCTACAGGAATTGGCCGCCGCCACTAAGCCATACGCACAGCTGATGCGCATTGATCGGCCAATTGGGACGTACTTACTCTTTTGGCCCTGCGGCTGGAGCATTGCGTTAAGCGCTGATGCCGGCTGCTGGCCGGACTTTACCATGCTGGCTCTGTTTGCGACGGGCGCGTTGATTATGCGCGGCGCCGGTTGCACCATTAACGATATGTGGGACAAAGACATCGATGCCAAGGTGGAGAGGACGCGCACACGTCCGCTAGCTTCTGGGCAAATCACGCAACTCGATGCGATTGTGTTTCTCTCGGCACAGCTTAGCCTTGGCCTGCTGGTGCTTGTGCAGCTCAATTGGCAATCCATATTGCTGGGCGCCAGTTCGCTGGGCCTAGTCATTACGTATCCACTGATGAAGCGTGTCACCTACTGGCCGCAACTTGTGCTCGGCATGTGCTTCAACTGGGGCGCTCTGCTGGGCTGGTGTGCTACCCAAGGTAGCGTTAATCTGGATGCCTGCCTGCCATTGTACCTGTCTGGTGTTTGCTGGACCATTGTCTATGACACCATCTATGCGCACCAGGACAAGCTGGATGATTTGCAAATTGGCGTGAAGTCCACAGCGCTACGTTTCGGAGAGAATACAAAAGCCTGGCTCTCAGGCTTTACGGCTGCCATGCTGGCGGGCTTGTCGGCGGCCGGCTATGCCTGTGACCAGACGCTGCCTTACTATGCCGCAGTTGGGGTCGTTGGAGCACATTTGGTGCAGCAGGTGCGCGTTCTATGGAGTAAATGCATTGGCTGGCGAGTTAACTCTCACTATTTTACAGATCTACTCACTCAACATAGACAATCCCAGTGACTGCGCCAAGAAATTCATTTCGAATCATCAAGTGGGCCTCATCCTGTTTCTGGGCATTGTGCTGGGCACTCTGTTGAAATCGGAGGATAACAAAAAACAGCGCAAAGCATCGACAGCAGCCGCAACTACTCCCGCATATGTACCCTTACCGCAATCACAGCCAGACGTTATAAGCTGATATGTTTTATGGTTGTgatgttaatttaattttcatctACCATTTGCGCTTTCGCTTCGCACTAGACCAAAGTCTGTAGTTAGCTAAATAGTTTAATTATTGTATAtggttttattttgtattagtAATTTTAATGGTATTCAATGCAGATTGTTGtgacaatattaaaaaatacctCGGGAAAAGACAAAGAACGTTTCATCTGTGCACGCTGCTTTCAGGCTTAACGACCTTCAACCTTTGCAAACAAACTGGTTTCTGTATTAATGCTTAATCGTTAGttttaattacaaatacaGATTATGACGTTTGTGTGTTGTAAGACAAATACTCTTCATGTGTATTCTTTTCAGCTAAGAGAAATTGGTTGAAGTTGTACATAAGTGAAATAAACTAGTTAGtagaaatgaaaattatattaaatctGCCACATTCATCGGCATCTCGTCGATTTGCGTTGAATAATATTGCTCAATATCACGCAAAATGCGTATATCATCGGACTTTACAAAATTAATGGCCACACCCTTGCGTCCAAACCGACCCGAGCGACCGATGCGATGAATGTACAGCTCACGATTGTTGGGTAGGTCGTAGTTGATGACCAAGGACACCTGCTGCACGTCTATACCACGCGCCCACACATCGGTGGTAATGAGCACACGTGACTGTCCAGCTCGGAACTCTTTCATGATTTCGTCACGCTCCTTTTGCGGCATATCGCCGTGCATGGAGCTGACCGTGAAATTGGCTTCGCGCATTTTCTCAGTCAGCCAGTCCACCTTGCGCTTGGTGTTACAGAAAATGACCGCCTGTGTGATGGTCAGTGTGTCATAGAGATCGCATAACGTATCGAATTTCCATTCCTCGCGCTCCacggcaacaaaaaattgtttaatgcCTTCCAGCGTCAATTCATCACTGCAATGGAATTGGTTTAACAATAAGCCACAAATGCTCTTATATATTACTCTCTTTTTACCGTTTGACCAAAATTCGAATAGGATCCGTCATGAATTTAGATGTCATTTCTAGAATCTCGTGCGGCAGGGTTGCAGAAATGAGCACAACCTGCGTAGCTGGCGGCAAATACCGGTAAACATCATAGATTTGTTCCTTGAAACCTTTGTTCAACATCTCATCCGCTTCGTCGAGCACCAGCATTTTGATCGCTCTACGGGATTTACACATGTTAGATATGTCAGCATGGTGGGTTATCAAATAAAGAGGTAAAACCTTACCTTGTGCGCAGAACACGCCGCTTGATCATATCGAAGACACGACCCGGTGTTCCACTCACAATATGCTGACCGTAATCCAGCTTGCGTATGTCCTCGCCCAGATTTGTACCGCCAATGCACACATGACACTGTACGTTCATCATATCGCCCAGAGCAAGAATGACCTTTTGGATTTGAACAGCCAACTCGCGTGTGGGTGACAGACACAGCACCTGTGTCTCACGCAGCGTTGTGTCCAGGCTCTGTAGtatggaaatggaaaatgtggCAGTCTTGCCCGTACCGGACTGCGCTTGTGCTATGACGTCCCGCCCCTTTACAATTGGCTTGATGCTGCGCTGTTGTATGGCCGAAGGTTTTTCAAAGCCTACAtggattatatatattattattaacgaGTCTCTTCAtgatgcatacacacacaaacactcaccgtaCGCGTAAATGCCGCGTAGCAGCTCCTCCTTCAGGTTCATGGCATTGAAGGTGGGTATCACCTCAACGTCTTCGCTAGTCTCAAACTCCACGTTCGAGAGATCCTCGGCCTGTGCATTCTTGCGCGCCATTTTTAGCTTGTGCTTGACTTAAGAATTCACAATAAAAGTTTTACCAAGAGCAACGcgaattttctaaatattttttctataaCTTTCATGCGGCTTGGGGAtggaaaatagaaacaaactCAGCTATCGATAGCGAAGcgtcgatatatcgatagcgGTTGAAATCAACACTGCCAGAGTTGCCAATAAGAAGGTgggaatttattttaatttgaaaagaCCGCGCTTTCATTGCGAGCTTcatatgttaaattaaatttttgtagcATCTTTGTGCTGATATTTATGGATTCGCTTTGTGTTTAACACATCAGTAAAAACTCTTATCTGCATTTATGTTACTCGTATAAatgtaaagaaaatatataaacacaatttatttttaacttgCATGATTAAcggaatataaaaatatcacATCTTGATAAATCGGTTGAAAACCCGTTTAAATGATTTAAGgtcttttctttttagtttttttatcttcttaaatatatttcgtaCGTTTTCTATGCGCTGTTTGGCCTCTTCGGCCGCATTCTCTGCCTTCTTGGCGATTTCTTCGGTCCGATCAAGATCAGCTCTGGCTTTTTGCATGCAATGGTTCAAATCTTCTACCCGCTTTTTGCTGTCTATTATCAGCATTTGCTTTTCCTGCAGCTCGGTATTGGCATTGGCTGCAACTTCCAGAACTTGCTCCAAATTATTTCTTGATTCTTCCAGAACGTTCTGCATTAGCTCCAGATGCTGTTTGATGTGTTGGGCCACGCGCAAAGCCGTCTCAATGTTGGATTCGCTATGTCGTAGCGCCTTTTTGACCTCCTCTACGACGGCATCGGCCTCGATCTGACTCTGTTCCAGCTGTTCGAGCAACTGCTTCTTGCCATTCAGTGCAGCCTCAGCCGCTCGAGCGGCCTGCTCAGCCTTATCGGCCAAGCGATTCATGGTTCGCCGGCTGGCCTCCTCGCTGGCACAGTTTTGTGCATCCTTGGCCGCCGTCGCCTCATTAGCTGCATTCGAGGCAATTTTCGTGGATTTCAAGTTGATCTTGCAGTATTCCGGATCGCCGCCCTGCTTATGACATTTCTTCATATGATGAGACGTTTTGCGATTGCACGCCGGCTGTACTCCGATCACCAGTACGATGCTCATTGTGAAGATCAACACCAGGGGCTCGCAACGCATTGGAAATTTGGCATCTTACAAAATTCTCCAAGCTCAGCTGTCAGCATTGATTATTTGAATACAATATATTCTCAGCTGTAATCAGAAAAGGCATCTGAAACTGTACAGAATGACTGCTAAGGCTGCACTGCTTCTATTCCTGTTGCTCTGCCCTCTGTTCTGGACTCAAGCCTTTGGCTACAAGACGGGTAAGGTAAGTGCTTGACATCTACTTTCCGAGTCCGTTGACAATATGGTAAATGAATGCATTTCAGTCCCAGAAGCGATCTATAGGTTTATCCAGCTTACATTATGATGATGGGCAAAATGAGGGCATGGAAGATTGTAAGAAGGATGCTAGCGATGATGCCAATGTGCGAGTGCCCATTAATTCGGTGCCGCGACAAAAGGCCTCCTGCATTGCCATGAAGGCAGCACAAGAAGCGAAAGCTGCATCCGATGCTCAGCTGCCGGCCGCGGAAAATGCTGCTCACCAGGTTAAGATGCAGCTGGCAGACAAGGCGCTGGCCGCAGCAAATGCCGCAGAGGCTGCTCTGGCGGGCAAAAAGCAAATCGTTGATCAACTCGAATCGGAGGTGCGTGAAGGTGAGCTCGTCGTCCAGGAAGAGTCCGGCTCACTGCAAGCATCGCAGGGCAACTGCAACGCAGCCACACAGGCGGCCAAGCAGGCTGGCTTACAGGTGAAGTCCTTGAGCGATGCCGTCAAGAACGCCCAGGCCAATGTGCTTAACTCGGAACAGGCGGCCAACGGTGCCCAGCAGGAGCTCATCGAGAAACAGCAGCTAGTGGAGGCCGCCAAAAAGCGTGTTGAATTGCTCCTCCGCCAGCTGGACGGTGCACGAACCGATTTCAGGAATACCCAAAAGGCGGCCGAGCGTGCCGCGGGCGCCGCCCAGGAAGCCAAACAGCGCGCCTCCCGGGAACGCCGCATGGCCGAAATACGCTTCAAGCTGCATCAGCATATGCATCAGTAAATACAATCATATAAAATACtccttatttatttttcaataaatttcctttttctttttgctcaATATATCCCTTTGTGAAGCTGCTCTTTAAGTAAATAGATGAATGCGTAAAtagatgcatatatataattttatactaGAAGTGTTCAAGCAATAtctaaatatatgaatatggtGCGGGTTTTttttatctgtatatataaagcttgactttgtcctgactgactgattcgTAGATCGGCTAGATcgtctcggctattgatgctgatcaagtatatatatatatagtttatcgGGTCGGAGctgtttccttctgcctgttacatacatttgcacaaatggATTATACCTCGTTTAACCCAGTTGTATGAAAATgcgtaataaaaatattttaccctaGCCTTGTCTGGGTTAGCTTTTAagataaaacataaaacatcACTTCCACGCATTTTCCGCACTTCTTTTCGAATTTAAAACTAAGCGGATAGTGAATAATACAACTGTATTCCaccaattttccacatttGTAGGTGAAATCTTTCCCAAAACTCAAGCTACTTCTTCTTTGTTGATgatcaaacaacaaaaataagaagatAGTTgggaatattttaattattttgcattaGACAAATGAACTACTATTGCGCCATAATAAAGCTAATTAGTAGCTGACACTATCTATGTTAGCTAGAGTCTGGCCAGGGATAGAGTACTGGTGCTTGTCATGCTGCCGCAATCGCCTGCACAATTGCCTGCTTCGAGTGAGTCCACCGAATGCGACAGATTATCGGCCGCACTTGGCAAGAGTTCCAGGCTGAGAGCGTGTGTATTGTAGCAGAGGACCAGCTTGGTCTTCAGACCCTCGAATATGCTAACCACACTTGGCTTGAGattaaagaaaatgattttttgcTGACGCTGTTGAAAATCTTCCACCATGGAGGAGATTACTTTGGCGGCGGTGAAGTCGGCTGCAAATATGTACGTACAATCGATGACAATGGGCAGCGTTGTCTTGCTGCCGGACTTGAGCACCATGTTCCTAACGAACTCCACGGAGGGAAATATGAGGCAACGATCTGGCGTGATCTTTATAAACTTAATGCCATGCTCCGTCTCCAGCTGCTCCAGCGTTATCCTGGGCCGTGCCGCGTGATAGAGTATATAGAGCTGATTAGCTCCAATGGCCACAACGATGCCTATCTCTAGGGGAAGCACCAGGCAGGTGATGAACGCCAGCAGTCCAGGCACAAGATCAGCGCCTGTAAATGCGGATATTCCAAATAAACGCTTGCCGGCGCTGAAGCCATCAACTTACGTTTGCTGCGCCACATGGGCACCACGATCTGGTACTGCACCTGGAACACTACGGCCGATATGATGATGGCAGCCAGCACAGCCTTGGGAATGAAGTAAAAGTACTCGGTGAGGTAACTTATCGATAGCACCACGATAATGCCAATATATAGATTGGACATATTGGTGCGACAGCCGCTGGCATTGTTGACGGCGGAACGGGCCAGGCCGCCGTTGCTGCGATAGCCACTAACCAGGGAGGTGGCGACGTTGGCCACGCCGGTGGCAAATAGTTCCTGGCTGACATCGATCTGCTTGTCCTTGGCAAATGCCTTGCAGACGGACACGTTCTCCAGCAGCGCTATGATCGGCACTATAACCAGGCCATAGCCCAGGCTGTGCACCATTTCGAGGAAGGTTTCGCCTGGTACAGCGGGTATGCCAGCTGTGGCATTGGCCGGCTGCGCCTCGATCGTAAAGTTTGGCAACGACACTGTGGGCAGACCAGGTGGTATGTAGCCTGTCAGCCGGAACGGATTCATGCTGTTCGCCTCCAGATGCATGGCCACCAAGGTGGCGCCAATGACAACAGTCGCATTGCGGGTGACGCCGACAAATTTGATCACCTCGTTGAGCACACGTTGCAGCTGACTACGCTCGGACTTCTCCTTGGGGCCAATGCGTAGTTGGCTTAGGCTGCGTATGACCAGCAATAGCGCCAGGCAGCCAAAGCCCAAGCAGCTGTCCCAAATGCGTATGTTTTCAATATCGCGCAACATGCTGATCCAGCTCTGTAGAAACGAGCCGCCCTCACTGTTCACACCCAAAATGTACTTCATCTGCGAGGTGAGCACAATTAGTGATACGGCACTGGTGAAGCCCGCGCTCACCGGGCCGGAGACAAACTCCACTAGGCAGCCCAGCTTAAAGATGGCCATAAGAATCTCAATGATGCCGGTGAGAAAGGTGAGCAGCACTGAATGTGCCCAGGAGCCGTGGGCGAACTGATATGTCATCAGCGAGGCGACGGCGGTGCTGCCAATGGTGTTATCCTTGCAGGTGCCCAACAGAACGTACACAAAACAGCCCAAGAAGGAGCCATAGAGACCCGACTCTGCGGGCAGGCCCACCACGCCCGAATAGGCCAAGCCCTGTGGTATGACCGTTAGCCCAACTGTAAATCCGGCTATAAGATCACCGACGGCATCGTTCCTGTTGTACTTGGGCAGCCATTCAATAATGGGCAGGCGCTTCTTTAGCGTCTTCATGCGACACGCACTCCTCGCATAGCTCATGCAACACGAAGCTATTGTTTCATTGTCCGGCTTGACCGCCTCCAGTTGTTCGAGGCTCTTGTACTTGGAGGTGCGATGATCTTGGATCAGTATGAAGTCCGTGGAGGAACTACGAAACTGCGCCTCCAGTTCCTGACTCACTTCAGCGCGCCTACGAAACGTCACCTCCGTCTCAAGTGTGGACATTGTGCATATGCCTATGCTTAGATTCGATGTCTCTTGCTGTTAGCTTCGCCGTGCGGCAACTAACTGAAAGCTAGCGCC from Drosophila virilis strain 15010-1051.87 chromosome 2, Dvir_AGI_RSII-ME, whole genome shotgun sequence carries:
- the Poxm gene encoding paired box pox-meso protein isoform X1, which codes for MDPESQCPQYGEVNQLGGVFVNGRPLPNATRMRIVELARLGIRPCDISRQLRVSHGCVSKILARYHETGSILPGAIGGSKPRVTTPKVVNYIRELKQRDPGIFAWEIRDRLLSEGICDKTNVPSVSSISRILRNKLGSIGHHHSAGNGGSASLGMGSNGSSGNGGNSNVAANGSAVQHTHSAHQHHYHHQHTAAAVAASAHHAHAHAHLYNSIYQPYTAAAAYSMKAVSCGSPSPPQSAQTHQLRSVAAAHWPSSHSVTDILAHHQAVALRASCQGNTVSPLPMTPSPVTAATGGQPLLDCEGGAAQQPPYNYYMYFQNGGMHHHHHHGGMMTAGATGL
- the Poxm gene encoding paired box pox-meso protein isoform X2, which produces MRIVELARLGIRPCDISRQLRVSHGCVSKILARYHETGSILPGAIGGSKPRVTTPKVVNYIRELKQRDPGIFAWEIRDRLLSEGICDKTNVPSVSSISRILRNKLGSIGHHHSAGNGGSASLGMGSNGSSGNGGNSNVAANGSAVQHTHSAHQHHYHHQHTAAAVAASAHHAHAHAHLYNSIYQPYTAAAAYSMKAVSCGSPSPPQSAQTHQLRSVAAAHWPSSHSVTDILAHHQAVALRASCQGNTVSPLPMTPSPVTAATGGQPLLDCEGGAAQQPPYNYYMYFQNGGMHHHHHHGGMMTAGATGL
- the Ctr1B gene encoding high affinity copper uptake protein 1; its protein translation is MDLMTMDHDDHGSESVTAAKSCPMIMVFHGGHCERILWRGWVAATVTEFAFSCIAFFVLSFLYELLKFLREHLIRREARREAELAAELRQKNSVNDCGGGCSETPLAEIREKTYWQRILNTPHIIQSLLNLVQIIISYLLMLVFMNFNYWLCLSVVLGLGVGYFFFGWIKKDPQESECCP
- the Coq2 gene encoding 4-hydroxybenzoate polyprenyltransferase, mitochondrial yields the protein MFALRHLRLQGRAKPYLPYAAAAATTTVKHMPAVPARVHIGLHTHASDCRKQRLLMLQEHMASWRLHQRTTTTLSESSGPESKAPYKSSILQELAAATKPYAQLMRIDRPIGTYLLFWPCGWSIALSADAGCWPDFTMLALFATGALIMRGAGCTINDMWDKDIDAKVERTRTRPLASGQITQLDAIVFLSAQLSLGLLVLVQLNWQSILLGASSLGLVITYPLMKRVTYWPQLVLGMCFNWGALLGWCATQGSVNLDACLPLYLSGVCWTIVYDTIYAHQDKLDDLQIGVKSTALRFGENTKAWLSGFTAAMLAGLSAAGYACDQTLPYYAAVGVVGAHLVQQIYSLNIDNPSDCAKKFISNHQVGLILFLGIVLGTLLKSEDNKKQRKASTAAATTPAYVPLPQSQPDVIS
- the LOC6629839 gene encoding eukaryotic initiation factor 4A-III; this encodes MARKNAQAEDLSNVEFETSEDVEVIPTFNAMNLKEELLRGIYAYGFEKPSAIQQRSIKPIVKGRDVIAQAQSGTGKTATFSISILQSLDTTLRETQVLCLSPTRELAVQIQKVILALGDMMNVQCHVCIGGTNLGEDIRKLDYGQHIVSGTPGRVFDMIKRRVLRTRAIKMLVLDEADEMLNKGFKEQIYDVYRYLPPATQVVLISATLPHEILEMTSKFMTDPIRILVKRDELTLEGIKQFFVAVEREEWKFDTLCDLYDTLTITQAVIFCNTKRKVDWLTEKMREANFTVSSMHGDMPQKERDEIMKEFRAGQSRVLITTDVWARGIDVQQVSLVINYDLPNNRELYIHRIGRSGRFGRKGVAINFVKSDDIRILRDIEQYYSTQIDEMPMNVADLI
- the LOC6629838 gene encoding tropomyosin, translating into MSIVLVIGVQPACNRKTSHHMKKCHKQGGDPEYCKINLKSTKIASNAANEATAAKDAQNCASEEASRRTMNRLADKAEQAARAAEAALNGKKQLLEQLEQSQIEADAVVEEVKKALRHSESNIETALRVAQHIKQHLELMQNVLEESRNNLEQVLEVAANANTELQEKQMLIIDSKKRVEDLNHCMQKARADLDRTEEIAKKAENAAEEAKQRIENVRNIFKKIKKLKRKDLKSFKRVFNRFIKM
- the LOC6629837 gene encoding tol-Pal system protein TolA, giving the protein MTAKAALLLFLLLCPLFWTQAFGYKTGKSQKRSIGLSSLHYDDGQNEGMEDCKKDASDDANVRVPINSVPRQKASCIAMKAAQEAKAASDAQLPAAENAAHQVKMQLADKALAAANAAEAALAGKKQIVDQLESEVREGELVVQEESGSLQASQGNCNAATQAAKQAGLQVKSLSDAVKNAQANVLNSEQAANGAQQELIEKQQLVEAAKKRVELLLRQLDGARTDFRNTQKAAERAAGAAQEAKQRASRERRMAEIRFKLHQHMHQ